The following proteins are encoded in a genomic region of Aquella oligotrophica:
- a CDS encoding MFS transporter, giving the protein MLDKKKKRQVIILMTILFFVGVSATDIYVPSLPQMVKDFNTVPSNVNLTISSFSMSIAFFVLFAGEISNRFGRRRVLITGVTIFGVAAFLMSIINNLWLMILLRSIQAIGAAVILIVPRLILNDSMNEQEQIRANGMLLTGLILSPAISPVVGAHLAEWFGWRSTFLFTALMALIIVIWAYSILPETIQEPIKKFKAPMVYIRAYGRLMTNRVFLALTLIYACGVAAYFSFIGVSSYLYINRWHVLAVNYAYIFLGLSVAYMLGNQVMQRLNKRNYPPVKIIGIGVYSTFIGMVVILFSYLIWHGHHEILVISVSCGVLFMRAANALINPPTQIKIMNYFYPNSAQALGLNMCFGFGFSSLATYLVTLFPDFPFASLVVLSFIYIIICVLVYVGNRHLLGNNQ; this is encoded by the coding sequence ATGTTAGATAAGAAAAAAAAGCGTCAAGTTATTATCCTAATGACAATTTTATTTTTTGTTGGGGTGTCAGCTACAGATATATATGTACCCTCACTACCTCAAATGGTAAAAGATTTTAATACTGTTCCCAGTAATGTTAATTTGACTATTTCTAGCTTCAGTATGAGTATTGCTTTTTTTGTGCTTTTTGCTGGCGAAATAAGTAATCGTTTTGGACGGCGTCGGGTTTTAATTACAGGGGTAACCATCTTTGGGGTAGCAGCTTTTTTAATGTCAATTATTAATAATTTATGGTTAATGATATTACTTCGTTCAATACAAGCAATTGGTGCTGCTGTAATATTAATTGTTCCGCGCCTTATCTTAAACGACTCAATGAATGAGCAAGAGCAAATTCGGGCAAATGGTATGCTTTTGACTGGACTTATTTTATCACCAGCAATATCTCCGGTAGTTGGGGCACACCTTGCGGAATGGTTTGGCTGGCGGAGTACTTTTCTTTTTACGGCATTAATGGCATTAATAATTGTTATTTGGGCATACAGTATATTGCCAGAGACTATCCAAGAACCTATCAAAAAATTCAAAGCACCTATGGTTTATATCCGAGCTTATGGCAGATTAATGACCAATCGAGTTTTTCTTGCTTTAACGCTAATATATGCCTGCGGCGTTGCTGCTTATTTTAGTTTTATTGGTGTTTCCAGTTATTTGTATATTAATCGTTGGCATGTTTTAGCTGTTAATTATGCATACATTTTCCTTGGGTTGTCAGTAGCATATATGCTTGGGAATCAGGTTATGCAACGTTTAAATAAGCGGAATTATCCTCCAGTTAAAATTATCGGAATTGGCGTTTATTCAACATTTATTGGAATGGTGGTGATCCTATTTTCATACCTTATCTGGCATGGGCATCATGAAATTCTTGTAATCTCTGTTTCGTGTGGTGTTTTATTTATGCGAGCTGCCAATGCATTAATTAATCCGCCAACTCAGATAAAGATTATGAACTATTTTTATCCCAATAGCGCGCAGGCTTTAGGGTTAAATATGTGCTTTGGCTTTGGTTTTAGTAGCCTTGCCACCTATTTGGTAACGCTATTTCCTGATTTTCCATTTGCAAGCTTGGTGGTATTATCTTTTATTTATATAATTATTTGTGTGCTCGTCTATGTAGGCAATCGACATTTACTTGGTAATAACCAGTAG
- the rpsT gene encoding 30S ribosomal protein S20 codes for MANTAQARKRARQAINRRNHNFSLRTEFRTAIKKVLKAIQAGNKETAKSEFVSAQSTIDKIARKGIFHKNKAARHKSKLSAKIKAMA; via the coding sequence ATGGCAAATACAGCACAAGCTAGAAAGCGTGCGCGTCAGGCGATTAACCGCCGCAATCATAATTTTTCACTAAGAACTGAATTTAGAACTGCTATTAAAAAAGTTCTAAAAGCAATTCAGGCTGGTAATAAAGAAACAGCAAAATCCGAGTTTGTAAGTGCTCAATCAACTATTGATAAGATCGCTCGTAAAGGAATCTTTCATAAAAATAAAGCAGCACGCCATAAAAGCAAACTATCTGCAAAAATTAAAGCTATGGCTTAA